The following are encoded in a window of Lagenorhynchus albirostris chromosome 3, mLagAlb1.1, whole genome shotgun sequence genomic DNA:
- the EGR1 gene encoding early growth response protein 1 has protein sequence MAAAKAEMQLMSPLQISDPFGSFPHSPTMDNYPKLEEMMLLSNGAPQFLGASGAPEGSGGNSSSSGGGGGGGGGSNSNSSGGAFNPQGEAGEQPYEHLTAESFPDITLNNEKVLVETSYPSQTTRLPPITYTGRFSLEPAPNSGNTLWPEPLFSLVSGLVSMTNPPATSSSASSPAASSSASQSPPLSCAVQSNDSSPIYSAAPTFPTPNTDIFPEPQGQAFPGSAGTALQYPPPAYPAAKGGFQVPMIPDYLFPQQQGDLGLGTPDQKPFQGLESRTQQPSLTPLSTIKAFATQSGSQDLKALNTTYQSQLIKPSRMRKYPNRPSKTPPHERPYACPVESCDRRFSRSDELTRHIRIHTGQKPFQCRICMRNFSRSDHLTTHIRTHTGEKPFACDICGRKFARSDERKRHTKIHLRQKDKKADKSVASAATSSLPSYPSPVATSYPSPATTSYPSPVPTSYSSPGSSTYPSPVHSGFPSPSVATTYSSVPPAFPAQVSSFPSSAVTNSFSASTGLSDMTTTFSPRTIEIC, from the exons ATGGCGGCAGCCAAGGCCGAGATGCAGCTGATGTCCCCGCTGCAGATCTCCGACCCCTTTGGCTCCTTTCCTCATTCGCCCACCATGGACAACTATCCTAAGCTGGAGGAGATGATGCTGCTGAGCAATGGGGCTCCCCAGTTCCTCGGTGCCTCCGGGGCCCCGGAGGGCAGCGGCGgtaacagcagcagcagcgggggcggtggaggtggagggggcgGCAGCAACAGCAACAGCAGCGGCGGCGCCTTCAACCCTCAGGGGGAGGCGGGCGAGCAGCCCTACGAGCACCTGACCGCAG aGTCTTTTCCTGACATCACTCTGAATAACGAGAAGGTTCTAGTGGAGACGAGTTACCCCAGCCAAACCACCCGGCTGCCCCCCATCACCTACACTGGCCGCTTCTCTCTGGAGCCTGCACCCAACAGTGGCAACACCTTATGGCCTGAGCCCCTTTTCAGCCTGGTCAGCGGCCTCGTTAGCATGACCAACCCCCCAGCCACCTCATCCTCAGCATCATCTCCAGCggcctcctcctctgcctcccagaGCCCACCCCTGAGCTGCGCAGTGCAGTCCAACGACAGCAGCCCTATTTACTCAGCGGCACCCACCTTCCCCACACCTAACACCGACATCTTCCCTGAGCCACAAGGTCAGGCCTTTCCAGGCTCAGCAGGCACCGCGCTTCAGTACCCACCTCCTGCCTACCCTGCTGCCAAGGGTGGCTTCCAGGTCCCCATGATCCCTGACTATCTGTTTCCACAACAGCAGGGGGACCTGGGCCTGGGCACCCCAGACCAGAAACCCTTCCAGGGCCTGGAGAGCCGTACCCAGCAGCCTTCGCTCACTCCACTCTCTACCATCAAGGCCTTTGCCACACAGTCGGGCTCCCAGGACCTGAAGGCCCTCAACACCACCTACCAGTCCCAGCTCATCAAACCCAGCCGCATGCGCAAGTACCCCAACCGACCCAGCAAGACTCCCCCCCATGAACGCCCCTACGCCTGCCCCGTGGAGTCCTGTGACCGCCGCTTCTCTCGCTCAGACGAGCTCACCCGCCATATCCGCATCCACACGGGCCAGAAGCCCTTCCAGTGCCGCATCTGCATGCGCAACTTCAGCCGCAGCGACCACCTCACCACCCACATCCGCACCCACACAGGCGAGAAGCCATTCGCCTGTGACATCTGTGGGAGAAAGTTTGCCAGGAGTGATGAACGCAAGAGGCATACCAAAATCCACTTGCGGCAGAAGGACAAGAAAGCAGACAAAAGTGTGGCCTCTGCCGCtacctcctctctcccttcctaccCATCCCCAGTGGCTACCTCTTACCCATCCCCAGCCACCACCTCATACCCATCACCCGTGCCCACCTCCTACTCCTCTCCCGGCTCCTCGACCTACCCATCGCCTGTGCACAGTGGTTTCCCGTCACCCTCCGTGGCTACCACATACTCCTCCGTTCCTCCTGCTTTCCCTGCCCAGGTCAGCAGCTTCCCTTCCTCAGCTGTCACCAACTCCTTCAGCGCCTCCACAGGGCTTTCGGACATGACGACCACGTTTTCTCCCAGGACAATTGAAATTtgctga